Proteins encoded together in one Pseudomonadota bacterium window:
- a CDS encoding YcgN family cysteine cluster protein, whose translation MATERPFWEKPLASLDRGEWEALCDGCGKCCLHKVEDADSGAIHPTNIACRLLDIETARCSDYRHRRAFVPDCLRLTKGNVDDINWLPQSCTYKLRAAGKPLPEWHYLLTGNHAAMIEGGHSVAGRVVSETRAGPLEHHILEEPL comes from the coding sequence ATGGCGACCGAGCGGCCGTTCTGGGAAAAGCCGCTGGCGAGCCTCGACCGCGGCGAATGGGAAGCGCTGTGCGATGGCTGTGGCAAATGCTGCCTGCACAAGGTCGAAGACGCCGATAGCGGCGCGATCCATCCGACCAATATTGCCTGCCGCCTGCTCGATATAGAGACAGCGCGCTGCTCAGATTACCGCCATCGCCGCGCCTTTGTCCCCGATTGCCTGCGGCTGACCAAGGGCAATGTCGACGATATCAACTGGTTACCCCAGAGCTGCACATATAAGCTGCGCGCCGCCGGCAAGCCGCTGCCGGAATGGCATTATCTTCTCACCGGGAACCATGCAGCGATGATCGAGGGCGGTCACAGTGTTGCCGGTCGGGTGGTGTCCGAAACCCGGGCCGGGCCGCTGGAGCACCATATATTGGAAGAACCATTATGA
- a CDS encoding MmcB family DNA repair protein, producing the protein MTLQTDADSSASGATIPLSGTDQGQTTLLNGAAAVARGAIRFFARNDIWLVPEVSLPNGRRCDLVGLDPKGAVTIIEIKTARSDLLGDDKWTEYLDYCDRFYWALPPEFEHGLVDREVFQPQRTGLVVADSYDGELVRAAARHALAAPRRNVMVRELARVTMRRAAQLADPQLLHVGSAPG; encoded by the coding sequence ATGACTCTACAAACAGATGCCGATTCGTCTGCTTCCGGCGCGACTATCCCCTTATCCGGTACCGATCAGGGCCAGACCACGCTGCTCAACGGCGCTGCGGCGGTGGCGCGCGGGGCGATACGCTTTTTTGCGCGCAATGATATCTGGCTGGTGCCTGAGGTGTCGCTGCCCAATGGCCGTCGCTGCGATCTGGTCGGGCTCGACCCCAAGGGTGCGGTGACCATCATCGAGATCAAGACCGCACGCAGTGACCTGCTTGGCGACGATAAATGGACCGAATATCTCGATTATTGTGACCGCTTCTACTGGGCCCTGCCGCCGGAGTTCGAGCATGGGCTGGTCGATCGTGAAGTATTTCAGCCACAGCGCACCGGGCTGGTCGTCGCCGACAGCTATGATGGCGAGCTGGTGCGCGCGGCAGCGCGTCACGCGCTGGCGGCGCCACGGCGCAATGTCATGGTACGCGAACTGGCCCGGGTGACGATGCGCCGGGCGGCACAGCTTGCCGACCCGCAGCTGCTCCATGTCGGCAGTGCCCCAGGCTGA
- a CDS encoding SCO family protein translates to MRLFFLPVLAALALGVSACSETDSTDSNDAPLAGADIGGSFTLTNQNGETVSESDFTGQYRIMYFGYTYCPDVCPVDLQKLAKGFAAFEKASPERAAKIQPIFVTVDPERDTPDIIKTYVDAFHPRLIGLTGSAEDIDAVRKKFAVYAKKVESDETTEYLVDHSRQAYLLGPDGKPLALLSVDKTPDGQSSVPDDIAAELDRWGPQAG, encoded by the coding sequence ATGCGACTCTTTTTCCTTCCTGTCCTTGCCGCTCTTGCCCTCGGCGTGTCTGCGTGCAGCGAAACCGACTCAACCGACAGCAATGACGCTCCGCTGGCCGGTGCCGATATCGGCGGCAGTTTCACCCTGACCAACCAGAATGGCGAGACGGTATCGGAGAGCGATTTTACCGGCCAGTATCGCATCATGTATTTCGGCTATACCTATTGCCCCGATGTCTGCCCGGTCGACCTGCAGAAGCTGGCCAAAGGCTTTGCCGCGTTCGAGAAAGCCAGTCCCGAGCGTGCGGCGAAAATCCAACCGATCTTCGTTACCGTCGATCCCGAGCGCGATACGCCCGATATCATCAAAACCTATGTCGATGCCTTTCATCCGCGGCTGATCGGGCTTACCGGCAGTGCTGAGGATATCGATGCGGTGCGGAAGAAATTCGCGGTCTATGCGAAAAAGGTCGAGAGTGACGAGACCACCGAATATCTCGTCGACCATAGCCGCCAGGCTTATCTGCTTGGCCCCGATGGCAAGCCGCTGGCGCTGCTTTCGGTCGATAAGACACCCGACGGCCAGAGCTCGGTGCCCGACGATATCGCCGCTGAACTGGACCGCTGGGGGCCGCAAGCCGGGTGA
- a CDS encoding ABC transporter permease subunit, translating to MRIATILVALIVLFALLVPLLSPWDHASIDWDHVSAAAGVNGHLLGTDDVGRDVLARLAVATRITLAVALTAAMVSLVIGVIWGAVAGWIGGRVDEFMMRVVDALFALPFMFVVIILMVVFGRSIILVFVGIGLVEWLTMARIVRGQVLALKNRPYILAARAAGAPATTILVRHILPNIAGVALAYLVLTLPQLVMIESFLSFLGLGVQEPLVSLGMLIKDGAEVMDIRPLALLLPGGIMVTLLVALTLIGDHLRDRFA from the coding sequence ATGCGCATAGCGACCATCCTTGTAGCGCTGATCGTGCTGTTCGCCCTGCTGGTGCCGTTGCTGTCACCATGGGATCACGCCAGTATCGACTGGGATCATGTCAGCGCTGCAGCCGGGGTGAACGGCCATTTGCTTGGCACCGATGATGTCGGACGCGACGTGCTGGCACGGCTGGCGGTGGCGACGCGGATCACGCTGGCTGTAGCGCTGACCGCGGCGATGGTGTCGCTGGTCATCGGTGTCATCTGGGGCGCGGTGGCGGGCTGGATTGGTGGTCGCGTGGATGAATTCATGATGCGCGTGGTCGATGCGCTGTTTGCATTGCCCTTCATGTTCGTGGTGATCATCCTGATGGTGGTGTTCGGTCGCTCGATCATCCTCGTTTTTGTCGGTATCGGGCTGGTCGAATGGCTGACCATGGCGCGGATTGTGCGCGGCCAGGTGCTGGCCCTGAAAAACCGGCCCTATATTCTGGCCGCACGCGCCGCCGGAGCACCGGCAACCACCATCCTGGTGCGGCATATATTGCCCAATATTGCCGGTGTCGCCCTGGCCTATCTGGTGCTGACCCTGCCGCAACTGGTCATGATCGAGAGCTTCCTCTCCTTTCTCGGTCTCGGCGTACAGGAGCCGTTGGTGTCGCTGGGCATGCTGATCAAAGATGGTGCCGAAGTCATGGATATCCGGCCTTTGGCGCTGTTGCTGCCGGGCGGGATCATGGTGACTCTGCTGGTGGCGCTGACGCTGATCGGTGACCATTTGCGGGACCGTTTCGCATGA
- a CDS encoding SprT family zinc-dependent metalloprotease, whose translation MTLERLLSRSAGRAVPSAEPLSVMLDGLEVPVRIRRHPRSRSLSLRIDPKHRGVLLTVARGVPVREALAFVHERKDWVTERLERLREQPVIGDGSQIAFRGDPYIITWDAQARRKPQIVDDRIEIGGDKAHIGRRLERWLRDQALGAVRQDTALYCQRAGIADPPRVGLTNARRRWGSCSSNSGLRIHWRLIMAPDNVRRCVVAHEVAHLRHMNHSAAFYAWMDALFQEDRIAADKWLKQHGPGLQQLDFSGEVG comes from the coding sequence ATGACGCTCGAACGATTGCTGTCGCGCAGTGCGGGCCGGGCTGTCCCATCTGCCGAGCCGCTCAGTGTCATGCTCGACGGGCTTGAAGTGCCGGTGCGTATTCGCCGCCACCCGCGTTCGCGCTCGCTGTCGCTGCGTATCGACCCGAAGCATCGCGGGGTGTTGCTGACAGTGGCTCGCGGCGTCCCGGTCCGCGAAGCGCTGGCCTTTGTGCATGAGCGCAAGGACTGGGTGACCGAAAGACTGGAACGCTTGCGCGAACAGCCGGTGATCGGCGATGGTTCGCAAATCGCATTTCGCGGCGATCCCTATATCATCACCTGGGATGCACAGGCCCGGCGCAAGCCGCAGATTGTCGATGACCGGATCGAGATTGGGGGCGACAAAGCACATATCGGGCGACGGCTCGAACGCTGGCTGCGCGATCAGGCACTCGGCGCCGTCCGTCAGGATACCGCGCTTTATTGCCAGCGGGCCGGCATTGCCGATCCGCCGCGTGTCGGGCTGACCAATGCCCGGCGGCGCTGGGGCAGTTGTTCCAGTAATAGCGGGCTGCGTATCCATTGGCGGTTGATCATGGCCCCCGACAATGTGCGCCGCTGTGTCGTGGCGCATGAGGTGGCGCATCTCAGGCACATGAACCACAGCGCCGCATTTTATGCGTGGATGGATGCGCTGTTTCAAGAAGACCGTATCGCTGCCGACAAATGGCTCAAACAGCATGGCCCTGGGCTGCAGCAGCTCGATTTCAGCGGCGAGGTTGGGTGA
- a CDS encoding ABC transporter permease — MPGIILQRLLTAIPTLLAILLVSFLLMRFAPGGPFDGERPLDEATRAALEASYDLDQPLWQQMTGWFGQVLQGDFGPSLVYRDFTVTELVAQGLPVSLMLGGAAIILALALGLAMGLRAALKPGGWVDNALMLSATLLTALPTFVTGPLLALIFGVWLALLPVGGSGGVTHWILPVIALALPVAGVIARLVRAALADIWRQDNIRTARARGLSAMQMLTRHALRPALIPVVSYLGPAAAGLLTGAVVIETVFGLPGLGRYFVQGALNRDYPLIMAVVLIYAVLIIAFNLIADILYAVLDPRARA, encoded by the coding sequence ATGCCGGGGATTATCCTTCAACGCCTGCTTACCGCGATTCCGACGCTGCTGGCGATCCTTCTGGTGTCTTTCCTGCTGATGCGTTTTGCGCCGGGTGGTCCATTTGATGGCGAGCGGCCGCTTGATGAGGCGACGCGCGCGGCGCTGGAGGCGAGCTATGACCTCGATCAGCCCCTATGGCAGCAAATGACCGGCTGGTTCGGCCAGGTGCTGCAGGGCGATTTCGGCCCGAGCCTGGTCTATCGCGACTTCACCGTCACCGAGTTGGTGGCGCAGGGATTACCGGTGTCGCTGATGCTTGGAGGCGCAGCGATCATCTTGGCGCTGGCATTGGGGTTGGCCATGGGGCTGCGCGCCGCACTGAAGCCCGGTGGTTGGGTGGATAATGCCCTTATGCTCAGCGCAACTTTGCTGACCGCGTTACCCACATTTGTTACCGGGCCATTGCTGGCACTGATCTTCGGCGTATGGCTGGCGCTGTTGCCGGTGGGCGGCAGTGGTGGCGTGACCCATTGGATATTGCCGGTGATCGCGTTGGCACTGCCAGTGGCGGGCGTTATTGCGCGGCTGGTGCGCGCGGCGCTCGCCGATATCTGGCGACAGGACAATATCCGAACTGCGCGGGCGCGTGGCCTGTCGGCGATGCAGATGCTGACCCGCCATGCGCTGCGTCCGGCGCTGATCCCGGTGGTCAGCTATTTGGGGCCGGCCGCTGCCGGGCTGCTTACCGGCGCGGTGGTGATCGAGACGGTCTTCGGGCTGCCGGGGCTGGGCCGCTATTTTGTCCAGGGCGCGCTCAACCGCGACTATCCGCTGATCATGGCGGTGGTGCTGATCTATGCGGTGCTGATCATTGCGTTCAACCTCATCGCCGACATTCTCTACGCCGTGCTCGATCCGCGGGCTCGCGCGTGA
- a CDS encoding TorF family putative porin, producing MLMPVHAMVIALLALSTPGWAQQGESAADAESPALRVSGELALVSDYRYRGISESDNDVAVEGGLTVIHESGFYTAAWASTLRGWGTFGGADIELDLSLGYITAIGNAAIDTGITWISFPGGVNETDFWEGFVHVSGSTGPLDLTASVYYAPPQEALGNFSATPFSRGQSEDNLYLAGDANLPIADTPITLSGHIGYSNGNPGLGPNNTSLAPTGEYWDWSLGASLPLAGPLTLSISYIDTDIGAAESAFLQPFFSEGQDGTGSIADARLVIGLTAKF from the coding sequence ATGCTCATGCCCGTCCACGCCATGGTCATCGCCCTGCTGGCACTGTCGACGCCCGGCTGGGCGCAGCAAGGGGAAAGTGCCGCAGACGCCGAGAGCCCGGCCCTGCGCGTCAGCGGCGAGCTGGCGCTGGTCTCCGACTATCGTTATCGCGGCATCTCTGAATCCGACAATGACGTCGCCGTCGAAGGCGGCCTCACTGTCATCCATGAAAGCGGCTTCTATACTGCCGCCTGGGCCTCGACACTTCGTGGCTGGGGCACTTTTGGCGGCGCCGATATCGAACTCGACCTGTCGCTCGGATATATCACCGCCATCGGTAATGCCGCTATCGATACAGGCATCACCTGGATATCCTTTCCCGGCGGTGTCAATGAAACCGATTTCTGGGAGGGCTTTGTCCACGTCAGTGGCAGCACCGGGCCACTCGATTTGACGGCGTCGGTATATTACGCGCCGCCGCAGGAGGCGCTGGGCAATTTTAGCGCGACGCCGTTCAGCCGTGGCCAGAGCGAGGACAATCTCTATCTCGCCGGCGATGCGAACCTGCCCATTGCCGATACGCCGATCACGCTGAGCGGGCATATTGGCTATTCCAACGGCAATCCCGGACTTGGTCCCAATAATACCAGCCTCGCCCCGACCGGGGAATATTGGGACTGGTCGCTCGGCGCATCGCTGCCGCTGGCCGGACCGCTGACACTCAGCATCAGCTATATCGACACCGATATCGGCGCTGCGGAATCGGCTTTTCTGCAACCCTTTTTCAGCGAAGGACAGGACGGCACCGGGTCAATTGCCGATGCCAGGCTGGTCATCGGGCTGACTGCAAAGTTCTGA
- a CDS encoding ankyrin repeat domain-containing protein — translation MTAFSAILPDRFSPRHLLAALIATIAALSLTPPAMAQFSESYNFLKAVRERDGTTVNELLDRPSTTIINSRDLTTGETALHIVIQRRDLLWLRYMLQKGANPNTETKEGATPLMMATMLRFTDGVEVLLKNKARVDQANRSGETPLIRAVQLGDLATVRLLLKNGADPDRVDSLAGKSARDYATGDARRATILGAIEASDEERSQQKAKPEVFGPTIR, via the coding sequence ATGACTGCCTTCTCTGCCATCTTGCCGGACCGGTTTTCTCCGCGCCATCTGCTCGCCGCGCTCATCGCGACCATAGCCGCCCTGTCGCTGACCCCACCGGCCATGGCACAATTCTCCGAATCCTACAATTTCCTCAAGGCGGTGCGCGAACGCGACGGCACCACCGTCAACGAACTGCTCGATCGTCCCAGCACCACGATCATCAACAGCCGGGACCTCACCACCGGCGAGACTGCACTGCATATCGTTATCCAGCGACGCGATCTGCTGTGGCTGCGCTACATGTTGCAAAAGGGTGCCAATCCTAATACCGAGACCAAGGAAGGTGCCACTCCGTTGATGATGGCGACAATGCTTCGCTTCACCGATGGCGTCGAAGTTTTGTTGAAGAACAAGGCTCGTGTCGACCAGGCAAACCGTTCCGGTGAGACGCCACTGATCCGCGCTGTGCAGCTGGGCGACCTGGCGACAGTAAGGCTGCTTCTGAAAAATGGCGCCGATCCCGACCGCGTCGACAGCCTGGCGGGAAAATCGGCGCGTGACTATGCCACTGGTGATGCTCGCCGCGCGACGATATTGGGCGCCATTGAGGCGTCTGATGAAGAGCGGTCACAGCAAAAGGCGAAGCCCGAAGTTTTCGGCCCGACCATCCGCTAG
- a CDS encoding PBP1A family penicillin-binding protein, translating to MAAAKSRKKARKSKKQGPIRTWFWRLTRIGLVTVMFGAIAVGVAVWTAMSNLPSFEELKASPNGQMIRVLAADGTEIVSIGPSFGDWLKHDEIPDVMKDAMIAVEDRRFESHFGIDPVGIARAGWVAFQNYGTGKRLQGASTITQQLARNVFLTNSYTISRKGREMILALALERKFTKNQILELYLNKVYFGGGAYGVDSASRKFFNHSASEISLAEAAIIAGLVKAPSRYSPTADAQAAVDRASVVLEVMQDAGTITAAEAAETRPAEVTLTPEGGQNSARYFTDWALPQLDTLIDEGNEPIEVWTTLDLDMQRAATNAIQAHAPAGAQGALVSIDRDGAVRAMVGGTDYVTSNYNRATNAVRQPGSAWKLFVYMAALESGYTNSDIVTDEPVTIAGWTPRNSGDRYAGEITLRTAFAYSKNTVAAQIGDDLGYGTIANMARRFGISTPIRTTPSMVLGTSEVRVIDMTRAFAGVSQGGVSVAPYGIAKVTTIDGEILYQHRDTDAQVLVPPHVAAGITDLLQTAVNTGTGRAAQIGRPVAGKTGTTNSNKDGWFLGFSSGLTTGVWMGRDDAKAVGGLQGGRAPARAFADFMKIAVARRPVEQFDTEVVLPDWQLEPDEEAYFGDAGDSYFVDEYGNPVALGEADFYDLDEPEEGPEQERPVPQTLDERWIDRATGGNGTPDAAPPPAPRNNRREREREAPDPGQPESLLPPGVREDGG from the coding sequence ATGGCGGCTGCCAAATCGCGCAAAAAGGCGCGCAAAAGCAAGAAACAGGGACCGATCAGGACATGGTTCTGGCGGCTGACCCGTATCGGCTTGGTCACCGTCATGTTCGGGGCCATCGCCGTTGGTGTTGCGGTGTGGACCGCCATGTCCAACCTGCCCAGCTTCGAGGAACTCAAGGCCTCCCCCAATGGCCAGATGATCCGGGTGCTGGCGGCAGACGGCACTGAAATCGTCTCGATCGGCCCCAGCTTTGGCGACTGGCTCAAGCATGACGAAATCCCCGATGTCATGAAAGATGCGATGATCGCGGTCGAGGACCGGCGGTTCGAAAGCCATTTCGGCATCGATCCGGTCGGCATCGCCCGGGCCGGCTGGGTCGCGTTCCAGAATTACGGCACCGGCAAGCGGCTGCAGGGCGCTTCAACGATCACTCAGCAGCTGGCGCGCAATGTCTTTCTGACCAACAGCTACACCATATCGCGCAAGGGCCGCGAGATGATTCTGGCGCTCGCGCTGGAACGCAAATTCACCAAGAACCAGATTCTCGAACTCTATCTCAACAAGGTCTATTTTGGCGGCGGCGCCTATGGTGTCGATTCCGCCAGCCGCAAATTCTTCAACCACAGCGCCAGCGAGATATCGCTGGCAGAGGCGGCGATTATTGCCGGACTGGTCAAGGCGCCGTCACGCTATTCCCCCACTGCTGATGCCCAGGCTGCGGTCGACCGTGCGTCGGTGGTACTGGAGGTGATGCAGGATGCTGGCACCATTACCGCAGCCGAGGCAGCCGAGACCCGCCCCGCTGAAGTGACATTGACGCCCGAAGGCGGGCAGAACAGCGCCCGCTATTTCACCGACTGGGCCTTGCCGCAACTCGACACGCTGATCGACGAGGGCAATGAGCCTATTGAGGTGTGGACCACGCTCGACCTCGACATGCAGCGCGCCGCGACCAATGCGATCCAGGCCCATGCGCCTGCAGGCGCGCAAGGGGCGCTGGTTTCGATCGATCGCGATGGGGCGGTACGCGCCATGGTCGGCGGCACCGATTATGTCACCTCCAACTATAACCGCGCCACCAATGCGGTGCGCCAGCCGGGATCGGCATGGAAGCTGTTCGTCTACATGGCGGCGCTGGAATCGGGCTATACCAACAGCGACATCGTCACCGACGAGCCGGTGACCATTGCCGGATGGACTCCGCGCAACAGCGGTGACCGCTATGCCGGCGAAATCACGCTGCGCACCGCCTTTGCCTATTCCAAGAATACAGTGGCGGCGCAGATTGGCGATGATCTGGGCTATGGCACCATTGCCAATATGGCGCGGCGCTTCGGCATCTCGACCCCGATCCGCACGACGCCGTCCATGGTGCTGGGCACATCCGAAGTGCGTGTCATCGACATGACCCGGGCCTTTGCCGGGGTCAGCCAGGGCGGTGTATCGGTTGCGCCCTATGGCATTGCCAAGGTCACCACCATCGATGGCGAGATATTGTACCAGCATCGCGATACCGATGCGCAGGTGCTGGTGCCGCCACATGTCGCCGCCGGTATCACCGACCTGCTGCAGACAGCGGTCAATACCGGCACCGGGCGCGCGGCACAGATCGGCCGCCCGGTCGCGGGCAAGACCGGCACCACCAACAGCAATAAGGATGGCTGGTTCCTCGGTTTTTCCAGCGGCCTCACCACCGGTGTCTGGATGGGCCGTGATGACGCCAAGGCGGTTGGCGGACTGCAGGGTGGCCGGGCGCCCGCCCGGGCTTTTGCCGATTTCATGAAGATCGCCGTCGCCCGACGTCCGGTGGAGCAGTTCGACACCGAGGTGGTCTTGCCCGATTGGCAGCTCGAGCCTGACGAGGAAGCCTATTTCGGCGATGCCGGCGACAGCTATTTCGTCGATGAATATGGCAATCCGGTAGCGCTGGGCGAAGCTGATTTCTATGATCTCGATGAACCGGAAGAGGGACCGGAGCAGGAGCGTCCGGTGCCACAGACTCTCGACGAGCGGTGGATCGACCGGGCAACCGGCGGCAATGGCACGCCGGACGCCGCACCACCGCCAGCGCCGCGCAACAATCGCCGTGAGCGTGAGCGAGAAGCCCCTGACCCGGGGCAGCCCGAATCGCTGCTGCCCCCCGGGGTCAGGGAGGATGGCGGCTAG
- a CDS encoding DUF4747 family protein, giving the protein MSNRTIEAGFLNIVATPHPEGVYERLLKSAAEKPVGFWGQQKAAITAPLSFEDESWLSFQLIIWTEIDPDQPTIDKAALKKANFPREGRNFTAQYGVNGRVFYCVFDIERHLLTVELINDDGQTVSPRRLERIFDKLLSPSVLGSRAELVEVTVIPTDDAIDYVLGLARLDKVEILVKRPNQDDITSDTNRVMQSLIDQNAKSEKRVLSRQAKTDGVDLNDENMTLAQVGARSGHVDSSGLDENGNRDKRSTREVPKIVKRTIEKGTSFMVALREIARSARDKRDEP; this is encoded by the coding sequence ATGTCCAATAGAACTATAGAGGCAGGCTTTCTTAATATCGTAGCTACTCCCCACCCTGAGGGTGTTTATGAGCGACTGTTGAAAAGCGCGGCTGAAAAGCCCGTAGGATTTTGGGGGCAGCAGAAGGCAGCTATAACTGCCCCATTATCGTTTGAGGATGAATCTTGGCTTTCATTCCAACTTATAATTTGGACGGAAATTGACCCTGATCAGCCTACAATAGACAAGGCTGCGCTAAAGAAAGCTAACTTCCCTCGTGAGGGCCGCAACTTTACGGCTCAGTATGGTGTCAACGGTCGCGTTTTTTATTGTGTTTTTGATATTGAGCGCCATCTTCTGACTGTGGAGCTGATTAACGATGACGGGCAAACCGTATCGCCTAGGCGCCTGGAGCGAATTTTTGATAAGCTATTGAGTCCGAGTGTCCTTGGTAGCCGAGCTGAGCTCGTCGAAGTTACGGTTATCCCGACCGATGACGCCATTGATTACGTCTTGGGCCTCGCTAGGTTAGACAAAGTTGAGATACTAGTTAAGCGCCCTAATCAAGACGACATTACATCTGACACCAACCGTGTGATGCAATCACTGATTGACCAGAACGCCAAAAGTGAAAAGCGAGTTTTGTCGCGTCAGGCAAAAACCGACGGTGTTGATCTGAATGACGAGAATATGACCCTTGCTCAAGTTGGCGCGCGCAGCGGTCACGTTGACTCATCAGGCTTGGATGAGAACGGAAACAGGGATAAGAGATCGACCAGAGAGGTTCCAAAAATTGTCAAACGCACCATTGAAAAAGGCACATCCTTTATGGTCGCTCTTAGAGAAATTGCGCGTAGCGCTAGGGACAAGCGTGACGAGCCTTGA
- the msrB gene encoding peptide-methionine (R)-S-oxide reductase MsrB, with translation MSKIEKSDAEWREELTPEQYHVLREAGTERAFTGKYNNFKSDGMFRCGACGAELFDSDAKYDSGSGWPSFTHPFSPDAVIEERDVSFGMIRTEIKCAKCNSHLGHVFPDGPGPEGLRYCMNSAALDFADRKDGTDS, from the coding sequence ATGAGCAAGATCGAAAAGAGCGACGCCGAATGGCGCGAGGAACTGACCCCGGAGCAATATCATGTGCTGCGCGAGGCCGGAACCGAACGCGCCTTCACCGGCAAATATAACAACTTCAAAAGCGATGGCATGTTTCGTTGTGGCGCATGCGGCGCGGAGTTGTTCGATTCAGACGCCAAATATGACAGCGGCTCGGGCTGGCCAAGCTTCACCCACCCCTTTAGTCCCGACGCGGTGATAGAGGAACGCGATGTCAGCTTCGGCATGATACGCACCGAGATCAAATGCGCCAAATGCAACAGCCATCTCGGCCATGTCTTTCCCGATGGCCCCGGCCCCGAGGGCCTGCGCTATTGCATGAACTCGGCCGCGCTCGATTTTGCGGACCGCAAAGACGGCACCGACTCCTGA
- a CDS encoding ABC transporter ATP-binding protein: MTHLVYDNFGAVIDGRRRVKGLRFSVARGECVALIGESGSGKTLSALTPFGLSPAVMTGAVTLDGQDLGIVSGAERSRISAENVGFVFQQPLTALTAHMRVRAHLTECAMQRRGATPPDDAAMIAMLEEVGLVDANLLERYPHQLSGGQRQRLMIACALAHHPSLLVADEPTSALDAPLRAAILSLLTARCRERDMALLLVTHDLAMLGDYADHMVVLRQGQSVEQGPARAILSDPQQPYAQRLMAAIPRIDASLPSRPDIGAPLLEVRDLRIRFPTPGLFSESFAAVRGAGFTVAQGEALALVGGSGSGKSTIARAVAGLGPVSRGTLTFDGQKLTTKRTPDQRRMIQPVFQDPLASLDPRWPVSEIIAEPLTHLRPDIAYWERVGRVKKAMQAVELDPKLADRKPRELSGGQAQRVAIARALISEPALLVLDEATSALDPVIAEQIMVLLAQLRDERRIALLFITHDIALAWRLCHRIAVLEAGEIVENSGADALVTAPQSDAAKALVVASARG, encoded by the coding sequence ATGACCCATCTGGTCTATGACAATTTCGGCGCGGTGATCGATGGCCGGCGCCGTGTCAAGGGGTTGCGCTTCTCGGTGGCACGTGGCGAATGCGTTGCGCTGATCGGCGAATCCGGATCGGGAAAGACACTGAGCGCGCTCACCCCTTTCGGCCTCAGCCCGGCGGTGATGACCGGAGCGGTCACACTCGACGGGCAGGATCTGGGCATCGTGTCCGGAGCGGAACGAAGCCGGATAAGCGCCGAGAATGTTGGCTTTGTATTCCAGCAGCCGCTGACCGCGCTGACCGCACATATGCGGGTGCGGGCGCATCTTACCGAATGCGCCATGCAGCGCCGGGGCGCGACGCCGCCCGATGATGCCGCCATGATCGCGATGCTGGAGGAGGTTGGCCTTGTCGATGCCAATCTGCTCGAACGTTATCCGCACCAGCTTTCCGGCGGCCAGCGCCAGCGGCTGATGATCGCCTGCGCACTGGCACATCACCCGTCATTGCTGGTGGCAGACGAGCCGACATCGGCGCTTGATGCACCCTTGCGCGCCGCGATATTGTCGCTGCTGACGGCACGGTGCCGCGAACGCGACATGGCGCTGCTGCTGGTGACGCACGATCTGGCGATGCTGGGCGACTATGCCGATCACATGGTGGTGTTGCGCCAGGGTCAATCTGTCGAACAGGGGCCGGCCAGGGCAATATTGTCCGATCCGCAACAGCCCTATGCACAGCGGCTGATGGCGGCGATTCCGCGCATTGATGCCAGTCTGCCGTCGCGCCCCGATATCGGCGCGCCTTTGCTTGAGGTACGCGATCTCCGCATCCGCTTCCCGACGCCCGGGCTGTTCTCCGAATCCTTTGCTGCGGTGCGCGGTGCCGGCTTTACGGTGGCACAGGGCGAGGCGCTGGCCTTGGTCGGTGGATCCGGCTCGGGCAAATCGACTATTGCCCGTGCCGTGGCCGGTCTCGGCCCGGTGTCGCGCGGCACGCTGACTTTCGACGGGCAGAAGCTGACAACGAAGCGCACACCGGACCAGAGGAGGATGATCCAGCCGGTGTTCCAGGATCCTCTTGCAAGTCTCGATCCGCGCTGGCCGGTGTCGGAGATCATTGCCGAGCCATTGACTCATTTGCGTCCCGATATCGCTTATTGGGAGCGTGTGGGCCGGGTGAAGAAGGCGATGCAGGCGGTGGAACTCGACCCGAAGCTGGCGGATCGCAAGCCGCGCGAGCTATCGGGTGGTCAGGCACAGCGCGTCGCCATAGCCCGGGCGCTGATCAGTGAACCGGCGCTGCTGGTGCTTGATGAGGCAACCTCCGCGCTTGATCCGGTCATTGCCGAGCAGATCATGGTGTTGCTGGCCCAGCTGCGCGACGAACGCCGGATCGCATTGCTGTTCATCACCCATGATATTGCGCTGGCCTGGCGGTTATGTCATCGCATTGCGGTGCTCGAAGCCGGAGAGATTGTCGAGAATAGCGGCGCCGATGCGCTGGTGACAGCGCCGCAGAGTGATGCGGCCAAGGCGCTGGTGGTGGCGAGCGCGCGCGGATAG